Within Metabacillus sp. KUDC1714, the genomic segment GCATTTTCAACATCATCAAGGGTAACGACTACATCAAAAAATTGATCAAGCTTAGTTAGCTTTAATCCCATATTCACGGTGTCACGAATTTTCGTTGTAACAATCCCTAGTTTAAAACCTTGCTCCTTGAGTGTTTTAATTGTTTCAAAAACAGTTTCATATTCGGTTACAAGGGTATCATGCTGTTCATGATTAAATTTACGATAAACTTTAACCATTTCATCCATTCGATCTTGATCCACACTGCCAAACGTATCATAAAGAGTTGGACCGATAAACGGTAGAACATCTTCTCGTTTATATTTGCTTGGGAAATATGAATTTAACGTGTGAAGAAACGATGCAATAATGAGCTCGTTTGTATTAATTAATGTTCCATCTAAATCAAATAACAGTGTATTAATTTTCATAAGACGCTTCCTTTCTACTTGGTACAGCTTCTACCTTCCGCCAGATCGTCGCAATTGTTATTGTTAATAGGATTGCCACAACTAGACGAATTGCAAGCAATGGTAAAACAGGAATTCCTAATGGAATAAAAATAAGTGTATCCTCAACAACCGCATGACATGCAACAAGGAAAATAAACGCTAACGTTAAATCTTTGCGACTTACATTATCCTCTTTTACAGCCTGGATCATCACACCTGCTCCATATGCCAATCCAATTGTAAGTCCTGCAACTAATGTCATCGACGTATTTTCTTTCATCCCTAACATCCTTGTCACCGGTGCCATCCATTTTGTGAAAACAGTTAATAAACCTAAGTCTTTTAAAAATTGAATCACAATCATTAATGGAATTACAATTAATGCTAGCTGGAGAACACCTAAGCCTGCCTTTTGTATGGCCAAACCAATGATTTCCAACCAACCGTTTGGGACAACCTCTGTTTTGCTTACAAAACCATATTGGGCCATTTCTCCACCACCCTGCCAGACAAGGTTCACAACGATGGCGGATACGAAGGCAAGACCAATCCTTACAAATAGGATTACCCACAGCTTAAGACCAACTTTTGCTGCAACAGATGACTCAATAAGTAAATTGTGTGAAAAGGATAGCATGACA encodes:
- the ppaX gene encoding pyrophosphatase PpaX; the encoded protein is MKINTLLFDLDGTLINTNELIIASFLHTLNSYFPSKYKREDVLPFIGPTLYDTFGSVDQDRMDEMVKVYRKFNHEQHDTLVTEYETVFETIKTLKEQGFKLGIVTTKIRDTVNMGLKLTKLDQFFDVVVTLDDVENAKPHPEPVLLALKQLDSSPEEAIMVGDNHHDVEAGKNAGTKTAGVAWSIKGREYISSYNPDYLLEKMSDLLPIVGVE
- a CDS encoding nucleoside recognition domain-containing protein, which encodes MGNSLKSGFQAGIQTTWTLGKVIFPITLIVSLLQHTPVLDWLATLITPIMGIFGLSGEAAIPLVIGNFLNLYAGIAAILSLDLTVKEVFILAVMLSFSHNLLIESSVAAKVGLKLWVILFVRIGLAFVSAIVVNLVWQGGGEMAQYGFVSKTEVVPNGWLEIIGLAIQKAGLGVLQLALIVIPLMIVIQFLKDLGLLTVFTKWMAPVTRMLGMKENTSMTLVAGLTIGLAYGAGVMIQAVKEDNVSRKDLTLAFIFLVACHAVVEDTLIFIPLGIPVLPLLAIRLVVAILLTITIATIWRKVEAVPSRKEASYEN